GCATCGGCACCGCATCGGACACCTACTACAAACGCCACCTGGTGCCCTTTGGCGAGTACCTGCCGCTGGGCGCATTGATCGAACCGGTGGTGGACTGGTTCGATGTGCCTATGTCCTCCTTCAGCCCGGGGCGCGCGGATAAGCCGCTGCTGACCGTCGGTGCGCATCAGGTGGGAGCATCCATCTGCTACGAGGATGTGTTCGCAGACGAGGTCCGCCAGTCGCTGCCGGAAGCAGACTATCTGATCAACGTCTCAAACGACGCCTGGTTCGGCGATTCGCTCGCGCCAGCACAGCACCTGGAGTTCGCGCGACTGCGTGCGCTCGAGAACGGGCGCTATCTGGTGCGCGCTACTAATACCGGCATTTCCGCCATCATCGATCAGAACGGACAAGTGCGGGGCGAGTTGCCGGCCTTCGAGCGCGGCGCCTTGGTTGGCGAGGTGCAGCCCTTCAGCGGACAAACACCCTTTTCCCGCTTTGGCAGCACGATTGCGATTGGGCTGGCAGCGGCTATGCTCGCGCTGAGCCTTTGGCTGGGGCGGGGCTCTGCCGCAGTCAATCCCGGCTGAAGCCGCTTTGACCCGTCAGCGTGGGTGATGACTGCCAAGCTGCGCTCGGGGCAGGTTGATTCACTCCCGGCAGATTGATTGCCGTTAGATTGATACCGGGTTGACCGACTCAGGGCAGCTCGACTTTGTCGTAAACCTCCGCCATGGCCAGGCTGGCGTCGATGCCGGGCAGCGGGATAACGTCTTCGAGGTGCGCGAAGCTTTCCAGATTCCAGCTGTTGTCCGCTTGGCGCTGGTAGAGATCAACGGTGATGCGGTCCTGGGAGATCAACAGATAGGTATGCAGGCTTTCGATCTCCCTGTAGTTAGCGAACTTAAGCCCCCGATCATAGGCCTCGGTCGAGTCGGACAGCACCTCGACGATCAGGCCCGGATTGGTCACCAGGTCGCGGCGGTTGTCGTGGAAGTGACGTTCGCCGCAGATGACCATGATATCGGGGTAGACACCGGCCTCGGCGCTGGCGATATGAACCTTCATGTCGCTCGGGTATACGCGGCAGGGGCGTCGCTTGAGAGCCAGGCTCAGCTCGCGCGCGATGTTCACGACAATCAGATTATGCGCCTCCGAGCCGCCTGCCATGGCGAATACTTCACCGGCGACGTACTCTGTACGCTCTTCTGGTTCGGCCCGTTCGGCCTCAAGCCAGTCTTCAAAGGTCATGACAGGAACAGGTTGTAACGCCATGGTGCTGTCTCCGCGTTGTTTCGGCTTAAGAGATGGCGATCAAAAATGAATTTTCGGTTTTTGGCTTCGCATCGGCGAACCGGTATCATGCTGGATTTGCCGCCGCGCCCGCCTTTTTGAGTGACTGCCGTGCTCGCCATTGTCCACTTTTTTGTTGATATCTGCCTGCTCCGGCGTGCGCCTCAGGATCTGCCTGCCTCGCAGCTGGTTCTGGGCCTGGTGATCGGGGCCAGCCTGCTTGGGTCCATGCTGCTTGCCATGACCGCCGGCGAGATGGCTCTGATCGGCCTGTTGCAAGGCGCTCTGGATACCGGCTTTCTGCTCGTGCTCCTCTATGGCATCTTGCGCCTTGTCGACAAGCCGACGCGTTTTCTGCAAACGGGCACCGCGCTGATCGGCGCCGATACCCTGATTGGATTATTCGCGCTTTTCCCGCTGAGTTTGGCCGGTAGCGTTGATGAAACCAGTCCCGTGCGCGTCTTGGCGGCCATGGTGTTTCTGATGCTGGTCGTCTGGGGCGTAACGGCCACTGCGCACATTTTGCGCCATGCCTTCGAGATTCGCCTGAGTCAGGGTGTTTTTCTCGCCATTGCTTACGATGTGCTGTCGTTCATGGTGATTGGCGGCATGACGCAGAGCCTGGGCTGAGTCAGTTCGGATAATCCTCATGCATTTGCACATTCTCGGTATCTGCGGCACCTTCATGGGCGGATTGGCGCTGCTCGCGCGCGAGCTTGGCCATCGGGTGACCGGCTCGGATGCCAATGTCTATCCGCCAATGAGCACCCAACTCGAGGCGGCCGGCATCGCGCTCTCCCAGGGCTATGACGCGGCGCACCTGCAGCCGGCGCCGGATGTCGTGGTCGTTGGCAATGCGATGACCCGCGGTGTGCCGGCGGTGGAATACATGCTCGATGAGGGCCTTCCCTATGTCTCAGGGCCGCAGTGGCTGGCAGAGCATCTGCTGGGCGCGCGCCACGTGCTGGCAGTGGCGGGTACCCATGGTAAGACCACCACGGCAAGCCTGCTCGCTTGGCTGCTTGAGGATGCCGGGCTCGAGCCCGGGTTTCTGATCGGCGGTGTGCCGGGGAATTTCGGGCAGTCGGCGCGCCTGGGCGCCGGGCGCTATTTCGTGGTGGAAGCCGATGAGTACGACACGGCCTTTTTCGACAAGCGCTCGAAGTTTCTGCATTACCGCCCGCGCACCCTGGTCATCAACAATCTGGAGTTCGATCACGCCGATATCTTTGATGACTTGGCCGCCATTCAGCGCCAGTTCCATCACCTGGTGCGCACCGTGCCGGGTAGTGGGCTGATTTTGCACCCGCAAGGCGTCGGCAGTATCGATGAAGTGCTGGCCATGGGCTGCTGGACGCCGCGTCAGTCGCTGGCCCTCGCTGGGATTGGGCTGGATTCGCCGCCGCCGCCGCAAGCAACGCTAGCTGCAAGTGCCGACTGGAGCACTGAGTTGTTGACCCCAGCCGGCACCGAGGTGCGCCTCTCTCATCAGGGCAGGGCGCTGGGTAGCTGGTCTTGGACTCAGACCGGCCGGCACAATGTCGCCAATGCGCTTGCGGCAGTTGCAGCGGCGGCGCATGTGGGTGTCGCGCCGGAGGCGGCCATGGCGTCTCTTGCCCGCTTTAAGGGCGTGCGCCGGCGTATGGAGCTGCGGGGCGAGGTGGCCGGGGTGCGCCTGTATGACGATTTCGCGCACCATCCAACTGCCATCGCCACCACGCTTGATGGGCTGCGGCGCTCGGTCGGGGGCGCGCGCATCCTCGCGGTGCTGGAGCCGCGCTCCAACACCATGCGCGCCGGGGTGCATGCCGATACCCTGGCGGCGTCCTTGCAGGATGCCGATTTGGTGTTTCTGTTTGCACCGACGGACCTTGGCTGGGACGCTGCGGCGGTGTTGGCGCCTCTGGGCGAGCGCGCCATGGTGCTCGAAGACATCGAGGGGCTGGTGGCCGAGATCATCGCGGCGGCTCAGCCTGGCGATCATCTTCTGGTGATGAGCAATGGCGGCTTTCAAGGCATTCATCAGCGTCTGCTCGATGCCCTGAGGGACCAGGTATGAATCACGCTGGTTCCGTTCAGCCTTTCGGGGTGGATTCATTCACCGCGTCATTGGGCGCCTCAGTGTCACTGGGTCCATCAAGGGAAGGCGCGTGAACAGCCCTTCCGGAAATCAATCCACAGCGGCAAATGCATTGGCTGCGGCGTCTTCATCCGAGCCAACCCGGCCGCCGATGCTGGAGGACTGGCCGCGCACCATCGCGGTCGCGCTGACAGGCGCCTCTGGCATCCAGTATGGTCTGCGCTTGCTGCAGTGCCTGATTGATGCCCGAGTGCGCGTCTATCTGCTGATTTCCCAGGCCGCCCAGGTAGTGCTGAAGATGGAGGCAGGCCTGGACGTGCCCGCACGGCCAGCGGAGGCCGAGCACTTTTTCAGCGAGCGCCTCGGTGCCGCTCCCGGTCAGTTGCGGGTGTTCGGTCGCCAGCAGTGGACCGCGCCGGTGGCGAGTGGCAGCCATCCGCCCGATGCCATGGCGATCTGTCCCTGCACCACGGGCACGCTGGCCAGTATCGCCGCGGGGCTGAGTGATGACTTGATCGACCGTGCCGCCGACGTGGTGCTGAAAGAACGCCGCCCATTGATCCTGGTGGTGCGCGAGACCCCGTTCAACGTGATACACCTTGAGAACATGCTGCGCCTGGCCCGTGCCGGGGCGGTCATTATGCCGGCGAATCCTGGTTTCTACTTCAATCCACGCACGCTCGATGAGCTGATCGAATTCATGGTGGCGCGGGTGCTGGACCATCTGCAGGTGCCGCATCATCTGCTGCCGCGTTGGGGCGATCCGGCCGCGGAGGCGGAAGCGACATCCTGTCGCTTAGGTGACTGATCCGCAGCGGGCCATCGGGGAGCTTGCCGATATCGCGCTGGCCACCGCGGATCTGTTCACTGGAGGGCCGGCCACTGCGGACCTGAGCGCTGGGTAGTTGGCTATTGGGAACCTGAGTGCTGGGGACCTGAGCGCTGGTGAGCTGTTCACCGGGGGGCTGATTGCTCGGGTTCTGGCCACTGGGGATCTGGCCGGGCCGGGATAGCTCGAAATCCTTTCGCGTGGTGAGCAGGCGGGTCAGTGCCGCGAGCTCGGCGGTTTGGGTCCCCGCGTGCGTCACGGGAATGGCGAGCAGTCCGGCAATGCGTTCCTTCTCGACGCGTGTGATGTCACCAATCCACAGTGGACCGCGACCGCTGACGAGATAGCGCGTTTCCCATAGCCTGAGAACGAAGCGATTGCCATCGGGTTCGTCTCGCACCAAGACCAGGCCTTCGTGACGTCCCTGATGGACATGCGGGATCACCGGAAACTGCGACAGCGCCAGTGACGGCGACAGCAGCCGCAAGGCATTGCGCCAGTCAAGCATCTCCGCCGGTTGCCAGCCGTCTGCGGCAAGCGCCTGCGAGAGGTTCTGCAGCGGCCCGGCGTATTGGATGTCAAACGGCTGGCGATTTCTGCGCCACAGGTCCAGACGCTGGCGCGGCAGTCCGCTTAGAGACCCCTCGCGCCATTGCGCGGCCGTCAGCTGTTGCAGCGGCGGTTGGGGGCGCACACGAAGCAGTCGCTGGGATTCCGCGTCCCCCTGTTCAAACAGGCTCAGCAGCCCGTAGCCGGGTAACCACAGCAGCACGGCGATCGCCACCAGCGGTCCTCCCATGCGGGTGGTGCGGCGCGCCGGCGGCGTGTGGCGCGCGTAGGCCAGACCGAGAGCGGCAAGCCACACCAGTGCCAGGGCAACGCTCGCCAGCAGATCCGTTAACCATTCGGTGCCAAAATACAGGCGCGCGAACGCGATGCCCGCGACCAGACTGGCCGCTAGCGCAAAAGGCATCCAGCGGTTGCGCGCCGGCAGCGTGCGGGCGACCAATAGTGCGAAGAAACCATAGACCAGGGTGGCGCCGAGCAGTGGCGGCGTCGGAAAGGACCATGGCCAGGGGAGTTGCCAAACCAGCTCGGAGCCCGCCGAGAACGAGGGCGCGGGCCGCGCGGTGCCAATGGCTGCGCCGAGCAGCGGGCTGGCGATCAGCGCGAAGGTTGCGGCAGCCAGCCAATAGCTCGCATCGCGCCGACGGTGATGCCAGCGCAGATAGACAAAAACCAGAGCCACCAGCCACAGCAGCAGGATGGGATCGCCCAGGGTAGCAATAGCGATCAGCAGGCGGTCGGCCGTGGGCGAGCGCAGGCTTGCACCCAGGTCGAACGCCATGCGGTTGATGCCAAGGTTTTCCGGCCCGATCAGCGCGAAGCCGAGCCCCAGCCCAAGCGCTACCGTGGCCACCAGCAGCGCTAGGGCAAAGCCGGCCAGAGTGGCGGCGTCCGGGTGCTCGGGGTCGGCCAGGGCGGCGGCGATGCGCCCCATCAGCGGATGCCCCCGCCGTGATTGGTCGGCCCATTGCAGTAGCGCTTGCAGCCAGGCGCTGGCGCGGCTGCTGGCCCATTGCACCAGACGGCGGCTGACCCAGATGGTGGCCGCGAGCAAGGTGATCAGCGCTAGGCTGATGAACAGCAGCCCGGTGGCTGCCTCAGATGCGAGCTTGAGTGACGCGCCGAATAAAATGCCGGGTGCCAGATAGGCCGGCCCCCACAGCAGTGCCGAGGCGATGTTGGCAAGCAAAAAGCGCCGCGTCGGCATGTCGAGCATGCCAGCAACCAGTGGCACCATGGCGCGCATCGGGCCAACGAATCGCCCCATGATCACGCTCTTGGCGCCGTGACGGGAGAAGAAGGCGATGCCGCGCTCGAGCGGCGCCGGGTGTCGGCTGAAGGGCCAGACGCTGCGCAGCCGC
Above is a genomic segment from Thiorhodovibrio litoralis containing:
- the mpl gene encoding UDP-N-acetylmuramate:L-alanyl-gamma-D-glutamyl-meso-diaminopimelate ligase is translated as MHLHILGICGTFMGGLALLARELGHRVTGSDANVYPPMSTQLEAAGIALSQGYDAAHLQPAPDVVVVGNAMTRGVPAVEYMLDEGLPYVSGPQWLAEHLLGARHVLAVAGTHGKTTTASLLAWLLEDAGLEPGFLIGGVPGNFGQSARLGAGRYFVVEADEYDTAFFDKRSKFLHYRPRTLVINNLEFDHADIFDDLAAIQRQFHHLVRTVPGSGLILHPQGVGSIDEVLAMGCWTPRQSLALAGIGLDSPPPPQATLAASADWSTELLTPAGTEVRLSHQGRALGSWSWTQTGRHNVANALAAVAAAAHVGVAPEAAMASLARFKGVRRRMELRGEVAGVRLYDDFAHHPTAIATTLDGLRRSVGGARILAVLEPRSNTMRAGVHADTLAASLQDADLVFLFAPTDLGWDAAAVLAPLGERAMVLEDIEGLVAEIIAAAQPGDHLLVMSNGGFQGIHQRLLDALRDQV
- a CDS encoding flavin prenyltransferase UbiX, with the protein product MLEDWPRTIAVALTGASGIQYGLRLLQCLIDARVRVYLLISQAAQVVLKMEAGLDVPARPAEAEHFFSERLGAAPGQLRVFGRQQWTAPVASGSHPPDAMAICPCTTGTLASIAAGLSDDLIDRAADVVLKERRPLILVVRETPFNVIHLENMLRLARAGAVIMPANPGFYFNPRTLDELIEFMVARVLDHLQVPHHLLPRWGDPAAEAEATSCRLGD
- a CDS encoding VTT domain-containing protein, giving the protein MEEKLGALLITTGATISAHPGVAYLVLFAVALTESLAVVGMVVPGVLIMLIAGALIADGVLSFWPACLLAISGAILGDGLSFWLGRHYKARLRSVWPFSRHPAPLERGIAFFSRHGAKSVIMGRFVGPMRAMVPLVAGMLDMPTRRFLLANIASALLWGPAYLAPGILFGASLKLASEAATGLLFISLALITLLAATIWVSRRLVQWASSRASAWLQALLQWADQSRRGHPLMGRIAAALADPEHPDAATLAGFALALLVATVALGLGLGFALIGPENLGINRMAFDLGASLRSPTADRLLIAIATLGDPILLLWLVALVFVYLRWHHRRRDASYWLAAATFALIASPLLGAAIGTARPAPSFSAGSELVWQLPWPWSFPTPPLLGATLVYGFFALLVARTLPARNRWMPFALAASLVAGIAFARLYFGTEWLTDLLASVALALVWLAALGLAYARHTPPARRTTRMGGPLVAIAVLLWLPGYGLLSLFEQGDAESQRLLRVRPQPPLQQLTAAQWREGSLSGLPRQRLDLWRRNRQPFDIQYAGPLQNLSQALAADGWQPAEMLDWRNALRLLSPSLALSQFPVIPHVHQGRHEGLVLVRDEPDGNRFVLRLWETRYLVSGRGPLWIGDITRVEKERIAGLLAIPVTHAGTQTAELAALTRLLTTRKDFELSRPGQIPSGQNPSNQPPGEQLTSAQVPSTQVPNSQLPSAQVRSGRPSSEQIRGGQRDIGKLPDGPLRISHLSDRMSLPPPRPDRPNAAADDAAPADGPAPAPP
- a CDS encoding Uma2 family endonuclease, translating into MALQPVPVMTFEDWLEAERAEPEERTEYVAGEVFAMAGGSEAHNLIVVNIARELSLALKRRPCRVYPSDMKVHIASAEAGVYPDIMVICGERHFHDNRRDLVTNPGLIVEVLSDSTEAYDRGLKFANYREIESLHTYLLISQDRITVDLYQRQADNSWNLESFAHLEDVIPLPGIDASLAMAEVYDKVELP